Part of the Numida meleagris isolate 19003 breed g44 Domestic line chromosome 26, NumMel1.0, whole genome shotgun sequence genome is shown below.
GCTGTGTTCTTTTGCCACTCGTATCTCAGGTTTTCATATCCCTGTAAGTGATGGCCCAGGGATGTCACTGTGCccggctctgcctgcagcctgcgTACATGATGTCGTGCTGCCCGCCCTCCAGCAAGCAGCGGTAGGTGTGGATCTCCTGCTCCAGGCGGCACTTGACGTCCAGCAGGCTCTTGTACTCCTGGTTCTGGCACTCCATCTCGGCCCGGATCTCCGCCAGCCGCTGCTCCACGCAGGAGAtctggctctgcagctcagcGAGGTATTTGTTGTAGCGACATTCAGTCTCAGCCAGAGAGGACTCcaggttttctttctgagaatggAAGCAGCAAAAAGGAGGCTGGGTTACCCAGCTGTCACAGGCAGCCTGGACTTCTTATCAGAGGGATCCCACTGCAGAGCCGTCCCAGCATGCCCCATCCACGTGGTTCTGGCCCCGCAGctctctgcagggagctggggggctTAGATGGAACCATGCATCACTCACCATGGTCAGCTGGGCTTGCACGTTGATCTCCAGGGCCTGCAGCTGGCGTCTCAGCTCCGTGACCTGCTTGTTGCTCGACTCTATCTCCTGGCTGCTGGTGATGACCTCCAGGTTCACCTCCTCCACCTGATGTCAGAAGGAGCGCTGTGTGCCCGACCCACCCCACACCACGGCCCCACACATCTGCTTGTGCTGCAGCCGCCAGGCGTTCCCAGCCCAGGCCCCGCACGCCCTGTgaccccacagcactgcagcccctcAGCCACGAGCAGAAACGCGCTGCAATGGGGCGGTGGAACCAGTCCCCGAGTTTGTCCTCAGCAGAACTGCTGGTGTCCAGACACCGCCAGGAAGGGGAGAAGCGCTGATCTCTCgcttctccctctcctgcagcaggcagggggCAGAGCCGCACACTGCACCGTACCTTGCAGGCGAACCACTGCTCCGTCTCCTTGCGGTTGCGCTCCATCAGTGTCTCGTACTGGCACCGCAGCTCCTCCAGGATCTTCCTCAGGTCTGGGCCAGGACAGGCGTTGACCTCCACGCTCACGTCTCCGGTCGCCTGCTTCCTCAGGCAGCTCATTTCCTGCAGACAGTGTGCACCAGGGTGGTCACGTTCCCACCTGGGGGTAGTTCCCTTCTTCCCACAGATTTCTCTAGGGTGAGGGGCATCTGACCTCCTCGTGGTTCGCCCGGAGGCAGCACATCTCCTCGGTCACGGCCTcgcactgcagctgcaggtcGGCCTTGCAGCTGGCCAGCTGGTCCAGCACGGGGCGCAGGTTGCAGATGTCCGCGTCCACATTCTGCCGGAGGCTGCACTCAGTCTCATACCTTAGGCACAGGAACAGGAACTCAACGTGCCAGCAAAGCACGGCAAGTGCTTGGGCTGAGCGTGGGGGATGAAATTAGGACCAAGTTCTCTTGCTTCAGGCACGCGATGCTGCGGACATTGCCTTGCACAGGGATCTGTGCTTTACTACAGCAGCAGGGCGGGCAGGTTTTAGCCCCACGCCACCTCAGTGCCCACTCCTCCCCGCTTCCCCTGGCCCCCCAGCCCGGCGCAGGGCTCACTTGGCTCGGAAGTCATCAGCCGTCATCCGACTGTTGTCAATGTTCAGAAGGATTTTGTTGGTCTCCATCGCTGCGCACAGGATCTGGAAAGAAAGCGCAGGGAGAGATTTGGGCCGGCGGGTTCTGCCGGCTGCAGGAGGCCTGGAGGAATCGTCCACCTGCAAGgtggttattttttaatggCTCGTGTTTAGGGGTTATTAATCAGTTAAATGGCATTGCAGCGGGGAGCCTGCATGGCGGGCTGCAGAAGCGCCAGCTGtctgagcacagctgctgcactctGATCACTGCACGTCAGCTGTCACCTCCTGCACCATCGGTCTGTCCACGTGTGAGAGCGAGGCCCAAAGAAGCACGAGACATTTCTCGAGATGCTTTACCTGGTTCTGAAGGTCTTCGATCTCCTTGTGGAAGCAGCTGTAGTCCCGCGGCTCGCAGCTGGGGCCCACCTTGGCGTACCACTCCCGGATGCGGCACTCCAGCTCGGCGTTCTCGCTCTCCAGCAGCCGCACCTTGTCCAGGTAGGAGGCCAGGCGGTCGTTGAGGTTCTGCATCGTCGCCTTCTCATTGTTGGCAAACAGGATCCCCTCGCCGGCCCTGCCGAAGCCTCCGACGCCGCGTGCACACGTGCCCCCCGTGCCGAATCCGAGTGCGGAACAGGCCCGCTGGGTCGCTCTGAAGCTGCCCCCGCTCATGCTGCCGGCGCCCAGCTGCTGCCCGAGCAATCCCTCGCCCAAACTGCCACCGGAGAAGCCCCCGGCTGCGGCTGCCAGCTCGAAGGCGGCGTGCCGGCCTCGGGAGGCGGAGGAGCCCTGCGCGGTGCCCGCCCAGCTGCCCGCGCTGCCCCGGGTACCGCACTGCCGGGCGCAGCTCATGGTGCAGCCGCGCGAGCTGCACGGGTggtgcagaagctgctgccGGACTCCAGCCCCAGCGCTCCCTATTTATACCACCCCGTGGATGTTGCCGCTGGAGAAGCGCTGTTTGTTCTTCCTCCTCCCGACCTGGTAGTTCTGCGCCTGGAATATTTCCCCATCGGCGTTTGTCTCTGGCGATCCCACAACAGAAAGGTGCTTTGGTTAATAGAAGCGTGTTTCAAAACTACTTCAAAAATGTGACTTCCTGAATCATCAGGTCTGACTTGTGATGACAACCAAACAACAGTGACACAAACAGCGACAATACCTGAGAGTGCCTGGGGAACGAAGCAGCAATTACCCGTGAGGGGGCGAGTCCTGCTGGAGGGGAGAGCTGCGGGCAGGTGCCACCCGCCTGGCAGAGCCTGCTCGGTGCCCTCGGGGTGCAGGCACCCGTGGTGCAGCTGCCCCAGGGGACGGGGGGAGAGCCCTGGGAGGCAGCACCGGGGTGAGGTCCCGCCAGGGCCCCTGGCATCGCACCATGGAGATGGAGTGCACAGCAAATAAGGAGCTTGAGCGGCGATGACTTGCCgcttctcttcctcctgcatGCATCAGGACATCCCCTTCCAGAGGAGGGATGCCAGGATATGCATTCTGCTTTAGCAGGTAGAcaaaacatgtaaatatttatccaaagtaaaagagaaaagggtatttccttttccttcctagTGTCGTGGTTAGCTATGGCTATTCGCTGCCAGGAGAGGACAGCCACAGGAGGTGgtgctctgcatttctgaaacagaagcgTGGGGAATTTCGGGAGCAGCCTGACCCCGATCCTCCAAGCACAGTCTGGGGAAAGCGTGTCAAATTTAGAAAAGAGACTGCGAAAGAAAAAGGATACTCAACATGTTTTTAGTCTGGGGATGCTGAACTGAGGAACAGGGGAAATAATTACAACGCTTTGTCATctggatttttcattttgttaataaTATGAATGCAGCCAAGTGGTGCCTGTCACCCTGCTGCTGGTCAGCATCGTCCCTGGCATCCAGCTCACCCGGACACATCACACGAAGGACGCGCCGGGCGCTGCCTGCTCCGGGTACTGCCATGCCATTCAGCCAGGGTCATTAGTCTTGCTTTTACCTTGGCCCTGCAAATCTGGAACCCTTGCATGTGGGGTGGGCTCTGTGTGTCCATTCTGAACTTCAGACGTAGTCGTAGGACTCTGTAGCCAATGGTGAAGACCTACAACTTCTGTAGGGAACAATTTTGCTCGTGCTCGTAGGGGATTTCAGTGCATTCGTGTGTTCTTCATggtggttttcttcctttccataATGGGAAGCTTTGACGTGCATCTGCACCAGACCACACCTCAatgcctgccagcagctgcagtctttattttactgaaggagattttcattttttgatgaAGCGATCTGGTAACGATGCGACCCACGTGGGTAATGGCAGCGCTGCCAGGAGCACGGCTCAGCGACCTGCACGGGCAGCCACGGCTCTGCAGGAGGGGAGCAACCAGCACAGGGCGTGCGTGGGAGTGGgagtgtgtgtgagtgtgtgtgtgtgtgtgagtgtgagtgtgtgtgagtgtgagtgtgagtgtgtgtgtgtgtgtgagtgagtgtgtgtgtgtgtgtgtgtgtgtgtgtgtgtgtgcacccCCTGGCACTACACGTCCCACCGTGCAGGGCTGAGAAGGAAACATCACTTCAAGAAGAAATGAGGTGGGGAAAGGCCTCCCCcgctgcaggtgctgctccaGCTAAATGTTGTTAATTCAGACAGGAAGGAATTGTGCTTTGGCTTCCCATGGGGTCCCGGTGCCCCACATTCCAGTGGGACAGGCACCCACCATCGCTCCCAATGGCCGCTCTGCCCCGCGGTACGGCCAGGATCACATGAGCGAGGAAATGAGAAGGCAGGACTGGATTTCCCTGGGGAGGAGCCCTCTGTAGTCAGAGTGTTTTAAGGCAGTTTCACCTATGGAAattccttgtgctgctgcttgcaggtgTTCTCTTATCTAAATGCTGACTCAGCTGTCTCCGTGAAGCTGCCcaggaggggctgctgcccGAGCCCTGCGGCTCGCtgtcccagcagggctgcagtgctgggagcacgGCGCTGAGTCACTGCAGGCAGCCCTGTCTTTTCTCCGGGTTTCAGTTTGGGGCAACGTGGGATGGGAACAGCAATAGCAGCTATTGCAATGACAGCACTCCTTCTGATGCCAACACGGAGCCTCAGCGCTGCGACACGACGCCGTGTGGAGCGGTGATCACTGCGTGTGCTCCTGCAGATATGGGCCTGGCACTGGCACGTCCTTCACGCCTCTGTGTCTCAGCTGATGGAGTATCTTTCAAAGGCATTcttagtttcctttttttgttttgttgtccATTCAAGTTTCGCCGTTATTTGCTGAGGATTTACATCTGAACTCCTTGCTGAATTCAGTGACAGCTTTTCCTGCTCTGGCATCCTGCAGGAAAGGCGGAACGTGTTCTCCTGAACAGCCTCTGTCCGTCTCTTGGATGTGGCAATCTGCACATGTCACAGATGCAAGCTGTAGGTGGTATTTTCCTTATGGGAGATCGCTGTAATAGAGCACAGCAGTCACATATGCTGAGCTCGGGCTTTCGGCATTGTCATCACAGGGTCTGCAGAGCGTTATGCTGAATTTCAGCCTTTTTTACTAAAGCATATATGCACTGATGAATCAGATCCACGCCTGGTACAGTCCTCCCAAGGGAATCGAGCAGATTCTCTACAAACCTGGGCTCCCATCAGCAGTTCCAGGCACTCAGGCCAGGCCTTCATGTGGGCAGCGGGGGGGGTCTGGCGCTGGGGGCCGGTGGCAGAGATGGGCTGTGCcggggtgggcagcagggctgctcctggctggccgctcctgcagcctcctgcttaGGTTTAATCCGCAGTGGCTGTGTTTTCCAGAGctcctttctgtcttcagcACTCATGGGGCATCCTGCAGGAGGCTCTGGAGTTCAGTagctgtgggaaaacaaagacattctCACTTTGATGAACAAAAGACATTGGGATGAGTAAACAAGCTCGGCAGCTCCTTGCACCAGACGTACACAGGAACGAGGCGCCTGGCTCGGACACGTGGCCAAGGGGTTGTTGTGGGGATAAAAGGCTGTGAACACGTACAATAAAGGGCTTCGtcctgcaccagcagcagagTCCATGCCTCAGGTGCCACAAGTAGCTGCCAACATACACACCTGAGATAAAATCGCTGTCTTGTGATGGCAAAAAATGGCGCATTCTCAGCTGACTCTGAATTTCTCCCGGCACCCTTGTCCATTGCTGTGAAGACAACTTGACACTGaagttcatttttgtttgatcagttttttgttttgaagcagGTGTAGCTCACAGGGTCGGAAGTTTTCCTGTCACCGAAAGGCCTGCAGGTCTGGCAAAGTGTGTCGCGGTGAACTCTGCCCTCTGGTTGCTGTCTCCCTTCCTGCCTTCTCCCATAATTGCTGAGTGATCACACACAGCGATGGCAGCACTTGGGAGCGCGCTCCTGCTCCTGCAAGCCCTGCATCCCCCCCCATCCTGACCCATCGTGGTGCACCCAACCTGGTGGCTCCGGTGTCTGCAGGCAGgagccctcccctccctgcatCGGTGCCGGGATGCACCAGCAGTGACGCTGCAGGAAGGATTTaacagggagctgctgggtgtCAGAGTGACACCGAGTTACTGCTGCTCATCCCTGCAGATTAAGCAGTGGTTACTGTAGAGGTATTAAATGCAGCCCTCGGCAACATTAAAATACCTGCGTAAAGTCTTGGTGCAGTGTGCCTACCAGTGATTTTAAGGCAGTCAAATGAGGCAGGAGGAATGTTTGGATGAGGTCTGCCGGCTGATGCTGTGCTCGTGTCTGTGAGCAGTGCACGTGGCAACCACGGTCCCGCTGAGCTCCGTGGGGTTCCCCCTGCAGGAGGGAGCGGCTCCTCCCGATACCGAGCGTCAGAGAGCTCAGCTTTGTGTTTGCTGGCTTCATTCCGCACTCACTTGGCACTTTGTCCAAAAACATCATTGCCTTCTTCTCACATCAACATGACCAGGTCACATCTCCATCCCCGCGCCCATGAGCACTGAGTTCCACAGAGCGAACTGCCCGGattcctgctgctccaggcaTGCACCTCTCCTCCCACGCTCCCAGCTGTGGATTTCTGGGACCTCCCTGCCATGAGCACCCAACCCCCCGGACTTCGAGACCTCATGTGTCAGTGACGGACAAGTCTGCAGTTGcgtgaatgaaaaacaaagctttattAAACGTGTACAGATTGCACGACTGCAGCTGCGCACAATTAGGGTCCGTTGCGGGGAGAAGCAGAGGGGTGAAGCCGGCTGCATTCCACTCAGCCCCGCCGGGCagagcctggggctgctgcaggtcCCCGCTAGCGCGTGGTGAGTGCCACCTGCTCGCGGGACGAGACCACCTTCCCGTCCTGCACCTCCTCCACGATGGTGCGCACCTGGCGCGAGGTCGtgatggctgcagggagaggcagagagggagggggagggagagaaattCCTTAACACTGGGCCAGGTGCCTCATGGGCTGGAGGAAGACATGGGAAAGTCCGTGGGCTGTCAGAACACGCAGCTTGGGACAGCTCTGCACTGGCCAGGAAGAGGGAAGTGCCCGGCTGATGGGAAGGCTCAGGAACGCAAGGGGCCCGCTCCCTGACTTCGTGGGGTGGTTGGGTTAtttggctctgtgcagagcGGGGATGTTGCCTGCTCAGCCACAGGGTTCAACTGGAGCAAAGCATCCTTGGGATAAAGGAATGCAGGGCGTCTCCCTCCCTTACAGCTTCTCCCCATTGTTGCTCGTTATGGGGTGCTCCTGTGCTGTCCTGCCTCTGCCACTGCCTCGACCAGCAGCACCCTGGGGGCTGCCTTTCCCTGCATCACTTTGGCAGCTGCTCTAAGAGAAGTCTCAAAGCTGTGTGCCCTGGGCATGTGGAGCAAGATGCATTCTTACCATCTCTGCCAGAGTGTGAGGACATTGCAGAGGAGTACTGGGAAGAGATGCtgcaagaggaggagaaaacaaaagggaagtTAGGGAGGAACTCGTTTCATCAGCTCTATATGCAggcaggagaggaaagcagagaagtcTCATAGGAACTGTGATGATATCTGCTGTTCTGGGTGCCCCTGGAGGGAGAGGGACCACTGCCCCATGCAGCAGGGAGCGGTGCCGCTGAGCATCCCTCcacaggcagcaagcagggaagGAGCATTTGGGCATCAGTGGTTGGCATGCTAAGAACTATGAAGCCTGAATGCTGCAATCAAGATGGGGCCCTAAGCAGCAGATGAGGGACCCCCACCACTCTTTCCCACGGCACCACCCACGCAAACCCCACGCACTGTGCGTCCTCGCCCTCCAGCAGCCGGCGGTACGTGGCGATCTCCTGCTCCAGGCGGCACTTGACGTCCAGCAGCACCCGGTACTCGTGGTTCTGGCGCTCCATGTCGCAGCGCAGCTCGGCCAGCTGCTCCTCCACGCTGGTGATCAGCGCCTGCAGCTGGGCCAGCTGGGTGCCGTAGCGCGCCTCGGTGTCGGCCAGGGTGCCCTCCAGCGCCGCTTTCTGCGTGCGGAGGAGAGGAGGGGCTCAGAGGGACGGGGGCGGCGGGGAAGGGCCCCATCCCCACGCCCGGGGACAGCGGCCCCGCGTACCGTGCTGAGCTGGGACTGCAGGTCGATCTCCAGGCTCTGGATGGTGCGGCGCAGCTCCGTGATCTCCGTCTTGccgctctgcagctgctccgtGTTGATGGCCACCTCGCGGTTCAGCTCCTCCGTCTGCAAGAAGCCGAGCCGCGCGTCACAGCCCGGCGTGGGCGCAGCCGTGGCCCCGCAGCCGCGGGCATCGAGCTCACCTTGCTGAAGAACCACTGCTCGGCGTCCCTGCGGTTCTTCTCCGCCAGGCTCTCGTACTGCTCCCGCATCTCGGCCAGGATCTTGGTGAGGTCAATGCCGGGAGCCGCGTCCATCTCCACGCTGATCTCTCCTCCCACCTGGCCGCGCAGCGCGTTCATTTCCTGGCAAAAAGGAAATGCACGATACACACGGGAGTGGCTGCCCTCATTGCAGACGGCCCCGCGCCCCACGCCTGACCCCCTCTGCACCGGGCACGCGTTACAGTCCCAGTGGGTGCTGGCGCCGCGCTCACCTCCTCGTGGTTCTTCTTCAGGTAGGCCAGCTCCTCCTTCAGGTTCTCGATCTGCATCTCCAGGTCGGCCCTGGACAGGGTCAGCTCGTCCAGCACCCTGCGCAGCCCATTGATGTCGGCCTCCACGCTCAGGCGCAGGGCCTGCTCCGTCTCAAACCTGGAGACATGCACACGGTCACACCTTGGGTCCAGctgattgcatttttttcatgtttcctcCCCCAGTGTGTGTCTGCCAGCACCTCACATCGGGTGTGCATGCACAGCTCTCCGCAGTGCAGGACTGTCAGGACAGTGCTGTCTCCAGGAGGAGACGTGCTCCCCATGGCCggcaggagctgtggggcagctccAGGTGCATAGAGCACAGCCTGGAGCATGCTGCCCCGTGCCTCCCTTCTCCCGAGAGCTTTGCACTTACTTGGTCCTGAAGTCATCAGCTGCCAGCCTGGCATTGTCAATCTGCAGGACAATGTTGGCATTCTCAACAGTTGCGGCAAGAATCTgggacaaaaagaagaagaaaagggagtgAAAAAGTCATTACACAAAGTtgcatgctgctggcagagaTCTTGTTCGGGAGGACCCTGCAGAGAGGCGCGGGGTGCGATGCAGTGCTGCACCCCTGCCTGGCAGCACTCCCCCGTGCAGGCTGCAGCGTGCCCATGTCACCGCAGGCGCTGCGTGGGGCCCAGCTGGGAGGAAaaggagctggggaggagcGCCTGGCGCCCGGATGGCTGTTGTAATTACACCCGAGGTGGAAATATTTGTTCTGGGATTTTGAGAAGGATTGGCCATTTAATGAGCAGTAATTTCTGTAGCCACAAGCTAATGAAACGCTTGCGCTGAGTTGTGATGCTCCAGGGGATATCCAGAAGGAATCCAGGTGCCAGTCTGGACGTTGTTGCGTCCCAGCTGCAG
Proteins encoded:
- the LOC110388709 gene encoding keratin, type I cytoskeletal 19-like, with product MSCARQCGTRGSAGSWAGTAQGSSASRGRHAAFELAAAAGGFSGGSLGEGLLGQQLGAGSMSGGSFRATQRACSALGFGTGGTCARGVGGFGRAGEGILFANNEKATMQNLNDRLASYLDKVRLLESENAELECRIREWYAKVGPSCEPRDYSCFHKEIEDLQNQILCAAMETNKILLNIDNSRMTADDFRAKYETECSLRQNVDADICNLRPVLDQLASCKADLQLQCEAVTEEMCCLRANHEEEMSCLRKQATGDVSVEVNACPGPDLRKILEELRCQYETLMERNRKETEQWFACKVEEVNLEVITSSQEIESSNKQVTELRRQLQALEINVQAQLTMKENLESSLAETECRYNKYLAELQSQISCVEQRLAEIRAEMECQNQEYKSLLDVKCRLEQEIHTYRCLLEGGQHDIMYAGCRQSRAQ
- the LOC110388662 gene encoding keratin, type I cytoskeletal 14 — translated: MTNLEVGSDFRSDEDHRECIRKKKRSGNASRVGYKGLRAGEARTAACAASPLCPASAHAMSTTVRQFSSSTSLKGLGGGSSRLSCGRAAGYRAPSVHGGSSSYSVSSRIVSGLGAGYGGGYCSSVGGGLGGGFGAGYGAGYGAGFGAGFGGGFGVGDGILPAGEKETMQNLNDRLAAYLDKVRALEEANTDLEVKIREWYKKQGPGPERDYSPYYRTIEELRSKILAATVENANIVLQIDNARLAADDFRTKFETEQALRLSVEADINGLRRVLDELTLSRADLEMQIENLKEELAYLKKNHEEEMNALRGQVGGEISVEMDAAPGIDLTKILAEMREQYESLAEKNRRDAEQWFFSKTEELNREVAINTEQLQSGKTEITELRRTIQSLEIDLQSQLSTKAALEGTLADTEARYGTQLAQLQALITSVEEQLAELRCDMERQNHEYRVLLDVKCRLEQEIATYRRLLEGEDAHISSQYSSAMSSHSGRDAITTSRQVRTIVEEVQDGKVVSSREQVALTTR